TCTATTGGTCAAAATAATTGGGCAGAATTATGTTGCATTGCAGTAGAATGAGTTATTCTTGTCCAACAtatatactcttttttttttcttttttgttgaaACGATAATTGTATTCATGGTGATAAAAGTATACATTACCTGGACAAGGATCCAAAAAGCTATACAACTGTGCACATTAGCATAGAGGAATAGAATTAATCCATTTATAATCTTGACAAATGCTCAAGTCATAATTGCTAAGAGATGTAGTAATATTATTGTTATCATTTTGATGCACAATGATACTCAGAAATTTCACATCTTGATGTAGAATGATATGTTTATGTACTATGTACGTCACAAAATTTTACACAATGATCAACATGTATGGCTAGTTTCCTAAAGTTCAGATTTCAATCAAAATGGTTGAAATTATAAGGCAAATTAGGTAACCTGAATCATAGTTGAATAGTTGTCACCACAAGAAAGGTTATGAAATGAAGGAATTTTTTTGCAAGTGCTTGTGGAGATAAGATTACTTGCTATcttttttgttctctttttttttggggggctATGGAGCAGTTTAGCTTACATTACAAGATCGATTGCTAGTTTCAATAGATTGCTAGGACATTGACTATTCTTTCCTGGTCAGGATTTTGAGCTGCCATGCTTGACTGAAATTTTTAAAGTCATAAGTTTGTGTGGTAACAAAGAAGTTTTCGTGTTTATCAGTTTGTCACCACTGTCTTCTACAAGTAGTTCCAGGCTGACCTTACCAAATTTGCTCAACAATCAGCTAGCAATTCTTTTACCTAAAGAGCCATGCTTTCCTGTTTTCTTCTTCTGTTTTTCTTCTGCTTCCCTTGCTCTCTTCAAGCTCATGCATCCCATTCCTTTAAGAAGCTCATCCTTCCTTCAATTGGTTCTGAAGCTTGTGCTTTCGACCCACATGGTGGAGGCCCCTATACCAGTCTAAGTGATGGTAGAATCGTAAAATACCAAGGTTCAAGAATTGGATTTACAGATTTTGCCACCACAGTTGCAAATAGGTATGCTCATGTTCTTGACAATATATATGAACTAATTTCAATGCTATAATGTagtattttagttgtatttgtaTATGGTTTGTTCATTTGGCACTCGTTTAAAAATGATTGTtgtattagttttttttttccagatgaAGTTAAATTGAAAATTGTATTAAGTGCAAGAGGTGATAAATGGCAAATTAGGAACAAATTTCCACTTTGGTACCTGctgtaatttttattaaaaatgttTTATAATCAAGCATGATAATTGCAGTAGAAAgtatattttgaatattttttttcacAACAACGATAACGTTTTTTTTATAATCTAATCTATCCTAATTTAGGAGGAGGATAGTAGTCTAAAGAAACTGTATAAGGGTTTTAGTAGATATAAGAATCTACTAGACCAAAGAAGTATTTCGACactttttttagatttttttcacTGCAAATAAAATTCGAACCTTTAATCTACCATTCAAAAAGTGACTTAGTGATACAGTGGttagaaagtatatcttgaataTGCTTGATTGTTTCAATTTTGGTATAGGTCCAAGAAATTGTGCGATGGCATAGTTCCAGGTGACAATGTTGAATTGGCAGCTAAATGTGGTAGGCCTATAGGTCTGGAATTCGACCAGAAGACAGGGGACTTGTACGTTATTGATGCATTTCATGGTCCCATGGTTGTTGGACCAAAGGGTGGGATTGCAACTCCACTTACAAGCATGGATGGAGTCCCTGTTGATGTTCCTGATGCAATTGATGTTGATCCAGTCACCGGAACAGTTTTTTACACAGATATTGGCCCCGGAATCCTTAAAATCAAGTACATGTCTATTCGAAATTACTTTGCATTTTCACTTTATAGTCCATTGGGGACTAATGGTATGGAAAAGTGgaggaaaaaatatatatcataTCGTTCATTTATTACTTACTCCTAGTTTAATTTTTACTATAACGTCTTATTTTCTGTACAATGATAGCGTAATAAATTTTTCATTTAAACGGATTTAGATTCACGATGCATGTGTAAAACCATTATCACGTGTCACAAAACTAGACTTGCCGGTATGAAAAAATTTTATTCCCACAGGGCAGAAAGGTTTAACCCCTAAGCTAATGCTATATATGAATATTtggagatgtgaattatctaaTAATATGCGCAGGAATATGACAGCATTCCTTCTCAGTGGAGACACAAATGGAAGACTACTAAAATATGATCCAAAAACGAGGCAAAGAACAGTTCTGCTAACAGGGCTTTCAGGGCCAAATGGGGTGGCAGTTAGTAAAGATGGCTCATTCGTACTTATCTCAGAGTATGTTGCTGGAAGAATTCGAAAATTTTGGGTTAAGGGTCCCAAGGCTAATACCTCAGAAGTATTGGTGAATCTACCAGGAAGTCCAGATAATATTAAGAGGACTAGTTCTGGTGATTTTTGGGTACCAGTAAACATAGAAAACTTGTTGCCTAGGAAGACCACTTTTCCTCTGGCACAGAAGTTTAATTCTTATGGTCAAATTTTGGAGACAGTAAACTTTTACGCAGAGTACAACAATATATACATTACTGAAGTCCATCAACATCTCGGTTCTTTATATGTAGCATCTGTATATGCAAATTTTGTAGGTGTTTTCAGGGGAGTGAGGTGTTGACTGTTGAAGATTGAAGTAGCATGTATCTGTGATATGTTAGCACTGCTTGCACTTTTGAAGAGTCTGATGGTTACCTATTCAAGGAACTATTGGCTATATGGCATTTTGCGGTATGAATCTCATACTACACCATATTTGCTTATTCTTGGCTTTCTCTATTACTTTTGGAGATAATTGCCTTTGGTTTCTTAATCTTGGTGTTCAATGCAGCGGAACTTCTTTCTAATTTTATTGCTAAAATGGACCAAAGGGAGAAGGTCGGTAGACCACGtcgtttggattgcaatttttcatcaaaaaatttgaaGTGACTTTTTCGTTTTTATACATGTAGGATGAACTACATTATTACACTCTTGATTTGGATATGAAATATGATAAATAAGTAAAAGTCTTTTTTGGAAagcaatttttttgaaaatttgttaCGTTTTCTAtgaatatatatttttcaattacctttttacctcacatataccAATCGTTACAGTAATATgtttataaaaaatttagaagagTACAATCCAAACATGACCTTTGTCTTTTCCCAAATCACATTACTATAGGATCAGattgaaaaaaatatagaaGAAGTCATATATTAAGTGTTATGTTACCACTGATGGAAGAAAATATTTGAACTCTtaatttttcactccataaaatcacttaaaaCTTTTGTAGTGGCCAACAGCATCATAAGTTGTTGTTGGTCGTCCCACATCACTTGGCGGTGAATTGGGTGATCTCTTTTTTCTGTCGTTATATTAtgttagaaaaggaaaaggatgaACCAAAAAGCCCTAGAAGCTAGAAGTAACAAATTTTCATCAGGTACAAGGTAAATTGCGTTGGCGTCCCTTGTCCTTTGTCCATGTCACTAGTAGAACCAACATGACTTTTTTTGTTCAAATTAGCTCAACTTTAGTTTGATAGTGTAACAAAGCTTGATATTCGTAACATAACATCGGTTATTTTTCATTAGCTGAAAATTTATAAGAAAATCATACGTACCTTcttaataaattaaataattaaaattattagtttCTTCGGTTAACCCCAAAGCATAATACTCTTTAAAAGTACAAtgaaaaaacaacaaaaataaaagaaacagcAATATTTATTTCAATAAACAGGGTCAATCAATCAAAATGATCACGACTGCAAATGAAGTTATTATCCAATGTTAAAACAATCAATTTTAGGGCAACAAGAGTTAAAAGTCCTAGGATCTAGTCTTAAAATTGCAAGTTTGGTCTAATTATATATTGGTGTTCACCTTGCTCTGTCAAATTacttataataaaatattagtataattgatccCACCAATAGGATTacttttaactttcaaaatgCAAAGTTTCAACTTAAAAAGGACTAAGTTGCAAATTTTCCTTCGATCCAAAATCTACggtataaaaataataataaacttAAAGGGTACGACGTCGTATCAGGAAGACTCCTCTTCCCGTACAGGAGTCGTATTTTCCAAGACATTCCTTGTcctaattataataaaatacaaTTCTTCTGCTCTGTTAGGATAAACCTCCCAACTATAGAATTATTATTTGTTCCcagattttccttttcttggagGCCACTTCTTCTCTCCTTCCTTACTCTTTCATCCGGTTTGCTTCCCCTTTTTATTCCTTCTGTAATCGATtagatatatacatatatttactcCTTTACAGTTCTGCTGCAATTGAGAGATTTGTTGTCTTATTTCCTACAAATTATTGATCATCTTTTGTAGTTTCTGAAAAACGTTTCAAGATCTTTGGGCATGGCTAAGAGCTCTTTCAAGTTGGAACATCCTCTGGGTACATTATTCGATTCAGATTCcgttctctcttttttttgttaaaaattgtttctttttgttgttAATTGTTGTTTATTCTTCTCTTGATTGGAGGAATTGAGTTGTTGGATGTTTATGACTTTTAGATTGATGGATTCGAGAAATTTTGCAATGTTTGATCTGGGTTtcacttttttttcccttcccttGGTGGTACGGTTAAAGGGTTCGAGAAATTTTGCGATTTTTGATCTAGGGTTTTCTTGGTACTTAATTTGGTGGTATGGATTCAATTATGGGTGATAACAAATTTTCGGATGAAGAAAACATATggggaagaaaagaaggaaaatttacAGTATTTTTGCTAGCTTGATAATTGACTATTTAACGCATATaattttcttggatttttttttcccttttttttttgtggttttcGGTGTAGAAAGTGATTTTGTGATAGATTGTTTCTTCagtgttctttttttttctttttaatgtaACTATGTCTTGTTGATAGGAAAGAACAGGGGATATTAGGAACTTTATTCAGGCTTTGACATGAAATTTCTGTTAATGTCCTGAAATTAAGGTAATGGACTGCATTGAAGGattaaatttttgtttgttaTGAATTGTGAATAAATGTGAAGTTTTTGTGTTTGGGTTTTATATGTATTTGTAAGATTACAATAATATGATTTGAGGTGTGGTAGCTGATTTTGGTTCACATGCCTGTCACGAACATTGTTTCCTAGACATGTCTGAGAGAGGATAGAACATGATTCTGTAAACAGACAATCTAGGTAGCTGTAGATGTGCTGAACTTTTTTTGGGGGCTGATTTGTGGATGTCCTAACTTCTTTTGGGGGCTGATTTGTGGATGTCCTATGTTTATATGGCTAAATGTGTTGTTTTCTTTGGTCCATTAGGTTTAGGTTAACTGATGTATCCTTCTGttaagaaatttctgtttttgtAGACTTTCATTGGTGAGCGTATTGATCATGATGTTTCCTTAGGAGCTTAAAGTCTGAACGAATTGTTGATACCTTTCTTGTTTGAAACCTGGGAATTGTGCTGTTGTTGTTTAAATTGATGGTTTTGTGGAGTAGAACTCCTACCCTGTTTTCTTGTCTGCTGTTCTAAGATTGGTTTACTTTTCATATCAGAAAGGAGGCAAGCAGAAGCTTCACGCATCAGGGAGAAGTATCCTGATAGAATTCCTGTAAGACTCCTCTCAGTAATGGCCCTGTGGTGAAATTTTTTTAGATTTAAGTTTAATTATTGACTTATCTCTGCTGAATTGTAGGTGATTGTGGAAAGGGCTGAGAAAACAGATATTCCTGATATCGACAAAAAAAAGTCAGTTCATTTTACCTGAAACTTTGATTCTTTGTTAGCATACATGTCTAAAAAGCTTTGCATATACTATATTGTTTTACTTTTTGTGGGGTGTGCTACTTTAATTGGTGTCAAATTGTGAAGATTTATCTCCACATCTGCAACACATGAAGAGTTCATATTCCTGTTTTTCTCCGTCTTTTTTGTGCATTGTGGTTGCCCAGTTAAACTTGTGGTGGTATTTAAGGGTGGACACAGGGAGGGGCCACGGTGGGTATTTCCTTTCTGATGTCTTAATAACTCTGGGAagtttttgttgatttttaaTAAGTTTGTGCAGAATCTTTTCCCTTTCAACTGCGGATGGTTTGTATGTTGATCAAGACCCTTGTCTATCTGTTACCTCTTGTAGCAATATGACACATACTTTGGCTTAGAGTTTGGGCGTGCTTGTGAGATTGACAATGAGTAGAGGTCCATTGGATACCTCTGGGCATTAGTGTGCGATTGATGGCATAGATGCACAGAATTAGGAACTTTGGTTTAGATGTTTGACACATTTATCTGTCTGCAGCATGACTTGTTGAAGAGTTGAGTTGCTGGATTGCAGTAAAATTTTTAAGTTGAATGCAGCACGCACCTGGTTTTTGACTTGGTTTTGGTTCTCTGTTATTGATTTTGGTGTTTAAGCTGAATCAGAATTAAGATTTTCCACCATTAAATTTTCCTCTTGAAAGGTGAATCATCCTCTGTGTATGTTCAGATACCTTGTTCCCGCTGATCTCACTGTCGGTCAGTTTGTCTACGTGGTCCGGAAGAGGATCAAGCTCAGTCCTGAGAAGGCAATCTTCATATTTGTGAAGAACGTTTTACCACCCACAGGTATGGAGCTTTTCCCACCATTGTGCTCTAGTATATTTCCCTTAATTACTGTGCATTAATTCCATTCCACATTGTTACAGCTGCTATGATGTCTGCAATTTATGAGGAAAACAAAGACGAAGATGGTTTCCTTTACATGACCTACAGTGGGGAGAACACGTTTGGTTGCTTTTAAGATGCTTATCCAAGAACCTGTACAATGGTGGATCGTTTGTAAATATTCGCTGATGTTAATGTCCTAATGCTTTGTCCCAACCAAAGATAAAATGTTGGGATGGaaacttttattattaaatctTAGTATTTTACTGACATTATGGTGGCTTAGTAATTGCAGTCTGTGTTCATATGAATGTGGATGCATGTTTGTtagttttctgttttttctcGTTTCTCTGTTGGTGTGTAATAATATACAAAAGGCATTCGTCTTTCAGCGATTTTATgcaaattaaaattgaaaatttgctGAACAAACTCAAAACGATTTTataataaatttgatatatttTAACTTCATTCAGCTTCTTGAGTGAAGGATGATTTTAATCCAAACCTGTATGATGGGAACAACATTCATCACGGACCACATAGAAACGAGATTGTATGGTCGAAATACTGAATGTTCCCTACAGGGAAGCCCAGATTGTCGATGACTCCAATTGATGTTCTTACATTTCCAGGTTGAGATTGGGCTTCTGCACATATAATGAAATGCTTTGTGaaacatgaatttttttaatgaaaaagcTTCTATGCTAAATAACAATCTTTAATGAACAGTCTAAAAAAGGCACAATTACTAGACAAGGTACATGTATCTAAGTCAGAAATttaattttcatccaaaaaaaattaaattaaaaagtTTTGAGCAATTACTTATATATTAAGTGCTTTTTATGAATCTTTCAATCAATGTGGGACATAATCTTGTACTCGTGAACCTATTTTCCTTCTTCATGAGtaacatttatattaaattcaaatttacaaATTCGTCTTTGAGCCTATTTAAATTGCTCAATGTAAGTTCCAACTTAGCACTCAAAGTTACCTCTTATCTAACTCACCGGCCAACTGTGTTTCAATATCAAAACTGGATCCCGAATCTTTACCAAATCTGGCTCCTCATTCGAACGCTAACCGAACCCACTCTActtacaaatttttttcttttgaaaattctATTTACTTTGGTTTGTTTGGTCATATTCAATGATTGATCGCAAGTTGCATTTTTTATTCCCTCAACGATATGTATTGAACCAATTCCCTCTAGAGGAGTTGGCCATCACAATAATTGTAGGATGGGAGGTCAAGAATTCAAATCTTGCTTTCCATCAATGTGCCTCTACATGAAGTTTGTTTCAGATCCATAAGAAAACGTGATACACCCGTTTGATCTAATTGTGGTTCAGTCACCGTCAGATTTTCCGGCTCAATTGGGCTCCCTCCCCTTAGGAGTAGgagttaaaaaaacaaaaagatgtATATTGAGCAAACGGAGCCTTAATGGATGTTTGGAAGATAATCAAGAACCAACGATCCTTCCTTTTCGTACCTTCAAATATAGTGACCAATTAATCGAAAGGTTTACTTTCTTTACGAAAGTACCATAAATGATTGAAAGTTACAAACAAATATTACACTCCTAAATAATCAGGAATGTATCATCAAATTAAATGGGTAaaattactttttaaaaaaagggaTAAAGTGATTTTAAAAATTACGTCATCTGTCATCTTTATGTTTTTCTAAATGATTTTAGTTTGTTAATTCAATTTATTATTGTCAAACATGGGTTTTTTTTCCCCATGTTGTGCAGGCACAGGATAAGGCTAAGCTCATTATTAAAATTTAACATTATCACTCAAGCCCTTTTATTATGTGCAAACAAAGTAATACTCCTACTAGAAAACACTTTTCTATTTAAAGTAATGCCAAAATCACAAACACTTTTctagttcaaaatttttgaacataccctatttaaaattatatttgtcatccaaaaattaaattaaaagtATAATTCTATCACAAAATGTGCATCCCTACATTCTAAGGAATTCATGTGCCTACACATTTCTTTGTGTCctgtatattttttttaactaatgAAAGAAATCTATGGAAACTGCTAAATAAATTGTGGAAGTATTTGCCTTCCTAATTCCAATTCCCTCAGCCTTCAGACCAGAAAACTCCCAACACGACAAGTACTCTTACTGAAATGAAGATTAATATTTATAACTATAGTTATTCTTGAAGATTCTAGTTTTTTTTCCGATTTTGCGGAAGATTTTTAATTCTGATTTCACTTTGTTCTTGTTGAAAACAGTAAAAAGCTACAAGCATCTAATAAGTAATCACTACATGGGTTGGTAATCTAACACAAACacaaaattgccaaaaaaaagtagacacaaattttttaaatttacagTGCAAATCATGAAAATTGAGCATAAAACCTTTTCTAAAATTATACTTCTACAATAACAAAAACTGCAGAATATACatataaaacaagaaaaaaaaaataaactcatAAACCACTTTCCATTGTTTCTAGTCGATTGAGCAAACCAATCCACAATTCTCTGAAACTGCATATTCAAATGCCCCAAGAACTTAAAAAAGGTGAAAATTACAAGAATCactttgatgattttcttttctgGGATTGATCCTTTATCCACTTGATTCCCCAAGATGTTCCAGTCTTGACCTTTTTGGCCCCAAAAACAGCTACTGCCTTAGCCTTAACAAAACCTGCAGAAGCCACCTTCTTGAAATCATCCATCTTTTTTCCACTTTTCTTTATCAATCTCATCTTCTTGTCCTCTTCACCAGTTTTACCCGTACCCCATTGATCAGCCCAACTTGTTCCGCTGCCCtccattgaaaaaaaaattccctgAAAAGTTCAACCAACTTATGATGTTTTACATAtgaagttatcaatttataagAAAGAATTGGGTTTTTTCTATTATGGAAATTTAGCTAATCAAAGATTTGATAAATTATTggagagcaaaaaaaaaaagggttgcaGAATTTAGACTTTGTATAATTGCAGAGACCTTTCGTTTTCTCCTTTTGGTTGAATATGGTTGTTGTGTAAAGATAAAGATTAAAGAACGTGACGGATTAAAATATGGATT
Above is a genomic segment from Coffea eugenioides isolate CCC68of chromosome 5, Ceug_1.0, whole genome shotgun sequence containing:
- the LOC113772243 gene encoding autophagy-related protein 8C-like; protein product: MAKSSFKLEHPLERRQAEASRIREKYPDRIPVIVERAEKTDIPDIDKKKYLVPADLTVGQFVYVVRKRIKLSPEKAIFIFVKNVLPPTAAMMSAIYEENKDEDGFLYMTYSGENTFGCF
- the LOC113770298 gene encoding protein STRICTOSIDINE SYNTHASE-LIKE 12-like → MLSCFLLLFFFCFPCSLQAHASHSFKKLILPSIGSEACAFDPHGGGPYTSLSDGRIVKYQGSRIGFTDFATTVANRSKKLCDGIVPGDNVELAAKCGRPIGLEFDQKTGDLYVIDAFHGPMVVGPKGGIATPLTSMDGVPVDVPDAIDVDPVTGTVFYTDIGPGILKIKNMTAFLLSGDTNGRLLKYDPKTRQRTVLLTGLSGPNGVAVSKDGSFVLISEYVAGRIRKFWVKGPKANTSEVLVNLPGSPDNIKRTSSGDFWVPVNIENLLPRKTTFPLAQKFNSYGQILETVNFYAEYNNIYITEVHQHLGSLYVASVYANFVGVFRGVRC